Genomic DNA from Bacilli bacterium:
CCAAGAAAAGGCGATCTGTCCAGCAAGATAATTTCCGCATCCGCGGGAATTTTGCTCTCCGACAATTCTTTGGCTACGGTGAAACCGCCGTAACCCCCGCCTAAAATGACAATTTTCTTCATATGTGCGCCCTTTCTGTATGTTAATTTTTTTACAGTATTCCACAAAAACAGGGAATTCCCCAAGGATAAATTCGAATGCAAACATGTTTAGTTTCCGCGTATCAGGTCTAAACTCACCGCCTTTAGGCGATCAGCTTTTGGTACCTGCGCTTGGTAAACGTTAAGTCTCCCTACGCAACGGGAACATTAAACCTCCCTACGCAACGCTAAAATGGTTGGATCGCCTCCCCGCACAGCGCACAAACGAGGTGCTACCTCCCCGCCCGTCGCCAAAACAGGAGGATTACCTCCCCACGCATCGCTATAACAGGAGGATTACCTCCCCACGCATCGCTAAAACAGGAGGATTATCTCACCGCCCATCGCTAACGGTCGCAGCAGAGGCTATTTGCCGAAAAAAGGCCGGGCAAAAATTTTAACGGACGCTTGAGCGGCTATTCGCCTTATTTTTACCTGTATACTGCACAAAGTGCTAAAATAAGCGCGCCTACGTCCGTTAAACTGGAAAACCGAGCGTAAAACCCAAAATAACCTCTGCCACGTCCGTTAGATCTGAAAGCCCACTACGATGACCGTTAGATTTGAACTTCTACGACCGTTTAAAGGCTGCAAGCCGACAAACCGTCCGAATTTCCGTCGGCCAGCTTTAGGTGGATTTAGCCACAAATTGCTTATCAGCAACCTTTTGCCTGAATACTCGGCATTCAGCCGCTGATGGGAACCTATCGACTTTATTCAATAGGTTTTCAGCTGTCAAGAAGCCGCATAGAGGGACAGAGGGACCTTTATCATTATAAACCTGTCGGAAATGATGGGCAATATTGCGAATGCGGCTTCCAATTTCTTGCCGCCCGGGGGGAGTTCACGGTATAATCGCCAAGGAAAGGTATTTGTTTGTATGAAGAAAGGGGCGGGAGTACCCGTGAATATTCATTTGAACGTGTCCATCGGCGACGAAAAAGTCAAGGAGGCAGTTATTCATATAGAGAACCACAAGCTCGAAGCATTGAGTGATGACGAAATTCAGCAGGCGGTTGAAATCAAAATCAGGGAATGGGTCAATTCCCAAATCAGCATAGCGTGGGAAACGAGCGACGATCCGGTCAGAATCAAACAAGACGAGGAGTAGCGGTTTGTTTACAATGTAACCACTACCGGCTTAGACGTCCGAATAGTGCGTGATGAGGAGCGGCGGTTCGTTTATAACTGCTCATTGACGTAGGCGTATGCGGTTTGTCCGCATTTGCGGCATTTTGTGATATGCACGCATTGGTGGGTCGCCAAATCAATAAAACCGTTGGTCATTTTCAGGTCGTCGATCGGCCGGTAGGGGGCGTAAGGGCCAATGAACGCGTCGGCTCTGCCCAAATCTTCGGAAAGCCCGCCGCAAGCCGGGCACTTTTTCGATAAAGCGGCGCAGCCGTTGCAGACCGGGCAAAAATACGCCATAGACATGTCCTCCCTGAGTTCAACTATAATAAGTGGCATTAGCGGCGCCTTATAGTATTCCCGTAAGAACAGCCTCTCATCCCCGAAGGGACGAGAGGCTGTTTTCGCGTACGCCAAAGCGCGGTGTCAAAGCGCCGGTCTAAATCCCCCGCTTTGCCAGTTATCTTCCAGCGCACGGACCATGTGGGGCGCTCCAATTACCTGCAAATTCATTTTTACCCATAACGGCAAAAATGCCGATATAGGGCATCATGCGGAGCGAATTGGCGTCCATAACGGCAAAAATGCGGATATAGCACATAACGCGGAGTGAATGGACGCCTATAAGCGCCTATAACGGCAAAACGGACAGGTATGCGCCACCTGCCCGATTTTTGCAAATATAGGACTTTAAACCGCGTAAAGAGGGGTGTTCCTCCTTCGCTCAAGCGGTTCAGGACAATACCATATTGCTGCTGTGTCCCGGAGACAGTTTGGCGTCAGGGTCAAAGTAGACTTTGGCGTTGTTGATCGCGGTGGGCGCTTCGCCAAAGCCGACAGCGATCAGATCCAATTTTCCCGGATAAGTGGCAATGTCGCCGGCGGCAAAAATGCCCGGAATACTCGTTTCCATTCTGCTGTCGACAACGATCGCGCCGTTTTCGATCTCAAATCCCCACTCGGCGATCGGCCCAAGCGAAGAAATGAACCCGAAATTGACGATCAATTCGTCGATTGCGATTTGCGTCTGTTCTTTCGATTTGGTATGCGTCAGGGTGACTTGTTCGATTTTGTCTTGCCCATGCAATTCCGTGATCTCGTATGGCGTCATGATTTTGACCGAGGATTTCAGCAAAAGCTGCACACTGTGTTCATGGGCGCGGAATTTGTCCCGGCGGTGTACGAGGATGACTTCCTTGGCAACGGGCTCCAGCATCAACGCCCAGTCAACCGCGGAATCGCCGCCGCCGGTAAGCATTACCGTTTTGCCGGCAAATACGGACAAATCGTTGACAAAATAATGCAAATTCTTTTTTTCAAAATTTGCCGCGTTCGGAACTTCCAGTCGGCGCGGCTCAAACGCGCCCACCCCGGCGGTCACGATAACGGCTTTGGAAAAATAGGAGCTTTTATCCGTAACGATTTCAAAATTTCGTTCCGCATGCTTGATGACCTTTTTCGCTTTTTCTTCCAGATGAATATCGATATTGAACATTTTCATTTGTTTCTCAAGGTTTTCCACCAAGTCTTGCGCCTTTATTTTGGGAAATCCGGCAACGTCGTAAATGTATTTTTCCGGGTAGAGCGCGGACAGTTGTCCGCCAAGCTGCGGCATGCTTTCAATGAGCATGACCGAGGCTTGCCGCATTCCGCCGTAAAAAGCGGCAAACATCCCTGCAGGGCCGCCGCCGATTACGGCAATTTCCACGGTGTTTTGGTTCGGGTTCGAGTGGGACAATGTAGAACACACCTTTCATAAACATGTACAAACAAATTCGCTATATATTATAATCTTTCCGTTTTCATAAATAAACAACATTGTTTCATAATGTGCAACCAAATTTCATTCTTTAATATATCATACGAAATACCGTCGCATTTTGTGTGTGAGAAAAATCATGATACAACTAAAAACATCCTTGAAATTTGTGGCGGAAAATTATATGATTCTTATGAGATAATCATTAGTTGTCGAATCATATCGCCTATAAGTGTGGATGGAAGCATATGTTGCTTATCAGGCAGCTTAAGGATGCGCATAATACTTCAAAACATATGCTGTTCTTTTGCCGAGGGTTGTGTGTTTTTTCACAATTAATGCAGATTCTCCCTGACTTATCATTTTCACGAAAGAAGGATTTACAGACATGAGCAAAATTCCCAGAATCGTTATACTTGGGGCGGGATATGGCGGGATTGTGACAGCGATCAAGCTCCAGAAGGAATTGCATTACAACGAAGCCGATGTAACGCTTGTCAACAAGCATGATTACCATTACTTTACTACCCATCTGCACATGCCCGCGGCCGGAACCGACGACCCGAAACATGCAAGCATCAACATTTTGAAATTGATCGATGAATTCAAAATCGATTTCATCAAATCGACCGCTCTGCAAATCCGTCCGCAAGAGCGCAAAGTTGTACTGGAAGACGGGACGTTGACATATGATTATCTTGTCATCGGGCTTGGCGGCGAGCCGGAAACGTTCGGAATTCCGGGCTTGAGCGAATATGCGATGAATATTCGCAGCATCAACAGCGTAAACCTGATTCGCGAGCATATTGAATATCAATTCGCCAAATTCAAGAACGATTCGGATCGCACCGATTATTTGACGTTTGTTGTCGGCGGCGCAGGCTTTACGGGCATCGAATTCGTTGGCGAGCTGGCTGACCGCATTCCGGAACTTTGCAAAAAATTCGGCGTTGACCCAAGCCTGGTTAAAATTTATAGCATTGAAGCCGCACCGACGGCACTGCCCGGATTTGATCCCGAATTGGTCGAATATGGCATGAAAGTTCTTGCCGACAAAGGCGTTACCTTCAAAATCGCCACTCCCATTAAAGAATGCACACCGGATGGGGTCATTCTTGCAACCGGCGAGGAAATCAAAGCGCAGACCGTTATTTGGACTGGCGGAGTTCGCGGCAATCATTTGGTGGAAGAAGCCGGTTTTGAAGCGGTCCGCGGACGGGTTAAGGTGGATAAGTACCTGCGGTCGCCGCAATATGAAAATGTGTTCATCGTCGGAGACTGCTCGGTCATTATGAATGAACAGTCGGGAAGGCCATATCCGCCTACGGCGCAGATGGCTACGCAGCAAGGCTACGCAACCGCGCATAATTTGGTGGCGGCCATTCGCGGCGAACCGATGAAGGAGTTCAAGTTCAACAATCGCGGCGTCGTGGCCTCCCTGGGCAAGCGGGAAGCGATCGGGCTGATCGGCAACCGAAAGCTGAAAGGTTCTTCAGCCGCGTTTATGAAGAAATTGATCGATTTGCGTTATCTGTTTATCATTGGCGGCATTCCGCTTGTATTGAAAAAAGGCAAGTTTTAATCGCCGTTTCACGGACGGGAGGCAGCAAGGATGCGGCATTGCAGCGTGCAGGTTCGCGGCTTGCTCACGCGCGAGGAGCTTAATCGCTACAACGCGCTTATGGACGTCGGGCATTTTTTGGAAGAACAAAATCGGTATGATTTGGTTTATACGGTGCAAAAGGAAATCGACTTGCTTATTTTGCCTGCGATTGAGCGGTTAAAAGCGAAAAGCAAACAGCGCGACCGTGATTCGGAAAGCTTTTTGCGAGAGAGAGAAATTGCGGAAAAACAGGATTGAAGTCAGGGGAGAAAAACCAAAAAGAGTGGAAAAAGAGAAACCGTGCACCTGTGCACGGTTAAATTTTTGCCTTCTTGACCGGTTGCCGCGTCACTCCGCAACAGCGAGCATGCGATGCAGGCTTGCTTTGTTCAGGATATTGCCGACGTAAAAATCGCCAAATTCCGCGTAACGGGCGCTTGCTTCATCAAACCGCATTTCATAAATGAGTTTTTTGAACTGCAGCGCATCGTCGGCGAAAAGCGTCACGCCCCATTCCCAGGCGTCAAAGCCGATCGACCCGGTGATGATCTGCCGGACTTTGCCGGCGTATGTGCGGCCGATTTCGCCGTGGCCGCGCATCAATTGTCGCCGTTCATCCATGCTTAGCATATACCAGTTTGCGTCCTGGGCGCGGCGTTTGTTCATCGGGTAGAAACAAACATGTTTCGTTTTGGGCAGCATAGGTCGCAGCCTGGCGGCTATTTCCGGGACTTTGTAGGGATCTTCCCCCGGTTTGGACATATAGTTGCTCAGTTCCACTACGGACACATACGAGTAGGCGGGATGCGCAAATCTGGCAAAGGCGGATTTGTTGAATGCCGTTTCCAGCTCCTGCAATTGCTCCAACGATTCGCGCAAATGCACCATCATGATATCGGCCTTTTGCCCGACAATCGCATACATGATGGAACTGCCGGCTTTGCGCCGCTCAACTTCGTCCCATTTTCCCAAGAAATCGTCCATTGCCGTTTCCGCTTGCTTTCTTACCGCGGCGGTGGCGTCCTGCCATGCGCTCCAATCAATCGTGCGGAAATCGTGGAGCGCGTACCATCCTTCCAGCGTAAGCGTTGCTTCGCTCATTTTTGTTGTTCTCCTTTGCATGACAGATTAGAATTATTTTAACTGATCATAAAAACGGCTGCAACCGCATGCGCCGCGGTCATTGCATTCTGTTGGGGGTTCAAGTAAACTACTACTGACAAACGCAAGGCGAAAGGGGATCCGAAACATGCTGCAAATGATTGTGGCAACCGCTTTGATATTTGTTTTGGCCTATGGACTTGCCTTCATTCTGGACATGCTGGTCAAAACGACATGGCTGCCCATTTATGCATACCTGATATTTATCGTGCTGTATGTATATTTTAACTGGGACAGCGGCTCGTTCGGCGAATATTTGCAGGAATACACCTATGTCGACGTGTTGCCCGCAATCGGCGGATTGGCGGGGGCGGCGCTAAGCTGCTGGAGCATTCATTATTTGCGCAAAAAAGGCTACAAAATGTTCTGATCATTTTTGGCAGGATGAACGGGCGCCGTTTGGGGGATGCTGAAACGAAAAGCTATCCAAACCAAGCAAAGTGGTGATTCGCATGCCAATCGCTCACGTAAACGGCGCCGATCTGCATTTTCATCGCTCAGGCTCAGGCACTCCGCTTGTGTTCATTCACCCGCCGCTGTTGACCAGCGCCAATTTTCATTATCAGACGGCGCAACTGTCCGATGCGTTTACCGTTATTACGTTTGATATTCGCGGCCACGGATTCAGCCATGCCACCGAAACGGCGCTCACCTACCCGCTCATTGCCGAAGACATGAAGCAGCTGCTCGACTTTATCGGCATGGAAAAGGCGATTGTTTGCGGATATTCGGCGGGAGCGACGATCGCGATGGAGGCGATGCTCGCATATCCGGACAAGTTTGTCGCCGGAATTTTCTTAAGCGGCATGCCGGAATGTTCCGATTTCATGAACCGGTCGAGACTGCAGCTGGCCGTTGCCGCATGCAATTTGCGCGCCAAAAAAATGATCGCGTCCGCCATTTGCTATGGCAACGCCGATACCCGTTACACGTTCACAACGCTTTACAACAGCGCGATTCACGGCGATGTCGGGCACTGGGGCCAATATTACGCGCAAAGTTTGAGCTACAGCTGCAAGCGGCGGCTTGCGGGCATCAAACAGCCTGTATTGTTGATCTATGGAAAAAAGAACAAATCGTTTTACCGGTATGCCAATATGCTGCGCAAAAGCTTGCCGCGCAACGAATTGTATTTGGTAGACGGCGTTTCCCACCAACTGCCGACAAAAGCGGCGCTGCACATCAATGAGATAATCCGCGGCTGGGCCAAACGGACGTTTTCCGCTGCGGAAAACGATTTGCCGTTTGCCGCCGAGCCGCACATCGCGCGCGAAATTGAGAAAGTGGAAAATCTTTTGCACGAATGAACATGCCCACCTGCGGGCGGCGGCAAACTTGCCGCCGGCAGGTGGGCATTTGGTCCGGGTTCGGTTTTATTTTTTTTGCAACGCTTTTTGCACATATTCGCTTAGTTCGGCCAGCGTCGGATAATCATAGACAATGACCGCTTCCAGATTCAGGCCGAATGCCTGGTTGATGTCGCGAATCGCTTCCACGCCGCTGATCGAATCGATGCCAAGATCAAGCAAGTCGGTGTCCGGCGCCAGTTCGGCTTTATCCATATCGAGAATCTCGCTGAAGATCGCGGTGATTCTGGCGAGGATTCCCGCGGGGTTTTGCGCCGCGCCGTCCGCTTGCAATGGTTTTAACGAAATTTTCGGCTCGGCCGATGCCGCGATTGGCTTTAGCGCCAATTTCGGCTTCATTTCCTCCGCGGTGGCTTGCGCTGCGGCTTCATGCTGCGGCAACCAGTGCGATTCGCCCAAAAAGACGGTCGTCGGCAGCGCAACTTTGCGGAAAGAGCCCGGCGTGAACATTTCTTCCCATTCCACATCACCGCCTGCAAGCCATATCGCAAGCAATGTTTCGCGGCAAAGCTCAGCGGGATGGCCTTCACAGCGCGCTTTTACGGCCGGATTTATGGCGGCTTTGAGCTCGCCGGACTGCAGGATGCGCCGTTCGCCAAAATTCGCTTCGTCGAGCGTACAATCCGCCGCGGCTTTCAGCCAGCCTGCCGCATCGCCGATTTCGCCGACAGCGCGGTTTTCCGCCGCAAGACAAGGGTAATCGGCTTTATTCCGCAGCCGCCCTTGACGTTCGTGCAAGGTTTTCGCGATCGCGCGCAGATCGGAATGTTCGTCCAGGAAGAGCGTAACCAAGTCTTCCCGGGCCAAAGCTTCGTCGTTTACGAGTTGCAGCAGCTCGTTAAAATACGGTGCGGTGATGCGATTGTCTTCCGTCAAGTTCCATTTCCGGTTCAACCGGTGCAACGAGTTGAGCACGACGATTAAAAGCAGGAGAAGCTCGTTGCGGGATTTTTCCCATCCGTCCGCTTTTGTTTTCTCGAGCATCTCGTCAAGTTGAAGCCCGCCTGTGGAAAGCGCATGTTCCCAATCCGCCAAATACCGTTTGAAAGTATGCTGGTTTTGCTTTAACATCCTTGCTTTGGCAAAATGCGCGGAGATGATTTCGCGATCCGGAGTTTCCAGCCCGTCCAGCAAGCGCCGGAGGTAGGTATCGGTAATCAAATACGGTTCAATGATGCGATTGGCTACCGGATCATAAAACGGCACCTTCGGCCGCGCAAGCGCCAACTCATCCGCACGGCGCAAACCGGCCAGATGCGCCAAAGCCGCATCGAGTTCCAGCATGCCCGATAGGACAAGGGAAAGCCAAATTCCGCCGCCTTCGCCGGCGATCAGGTTCGGTTTCGGACCATATGCCGACAACGTATGATGCAAAGCGTAATGCATGATAAAAGCGTACAGCGGGCGCGCCGCCTCCGGCCATTTCTCCGCGTAAAAACCGGATGTCAGTTTGTCGTCGGCGCCGATTGCCGACAACCGGCCAAGGACAAATCTGATCGTATCGTCCAACCGTTTATCCAGCGTTTCAGCCCGAGCCGATTCCCGATACCCGTTCCACGCCGCAGCGCCGACGGCGAGGCACCAGTCTTGCGTTTGGCCGGATTGCGGCACGCAAGCGGCCCGGGACAACCAATCCGCCAATTCTTCCTTGCCGCTTACGATTGTTCCGATGCGCCAAGGCAGCGCGACTCGGCCGGTCAACAGCGTGGCGCTGATATCCGCGAGCCCGGCGTCGCGAACGCCGCTGTCTGCGGCAAAAGCGCGCCAATTTTCCCGCAGCCGATTGAGCCCTTCCGCGGTTTTGGCGGAAAGCGCAAAAATTTGCGGTTGTTTTGCTTGTTTCGGCTCATCGCGCCCGGTGTACTCCTCGACCACGATATGGGCGTTGGCGCCGCCAAAGCCGAACGAGCTTACGCCCGCCCGCAGCGGCACCTGGCTGTCCAATTGCTGCCAAGCCGCAGGCTCCGTAGCGACTGTGAACGGCGAAGCGGCAAAATCAATCATCGGATTGACGGTTTTCAAATTCAAATGGCGCGGAATATGCCGATGCTTCATCATCAACAAAACCTTGATCAATCCGGCAATTCCGGCTGCCGCCTCCAGGTGGCCGATATTGGTTTTAACCGAACCGATCTTGCAATATGACCTGCTGTTTGTATATTCGCGGAAGGCCTGCGTCAAAGCTTCAATCTCGATCGGGTCGCCGAGCGACGTACCGGTACCGTGCGCCTCGACATAGCCGGTTCCCGCCGGCGAAACCCCCGCATCCGCATAGGCGGCCAAAATAACGCTCCGCTGCGCTTCCACGCGCGGCGCCGTAACGGATAACGCTTTGCCGCCGTGGTTGACCGCCGAGCCTTTCAGAATGCCGTAAATATGGTTGCCGTCTTTAATCGCGTCTTCCAACCGCTGCAAAAGCACGACACCGGCGCCGTCTCCGGGAACGTAGCCGTTCGCTTCCTGGTCGAACGTTTTGCATTGTCCGTCCGGGCTCAGCATCCGCGCTTTCGAGAATGAGATGTATTTCCACGGGTGCAAATTCAGGTTCACCCCGCCTGCCAACGCATAGTCGCATTCACCCGCCAAAAGGGCCCGTTTCGCTTCATGCACGGCAATGAGCGAAGAGGCGCAGGCGGCGTTGATGGACAAGCTGGCGCCGCTGAAGTGAAAAGTATGGGAAATCCGGTTCGCCAGCATGCCTTCAAAATTTCCCAGGCAGGCGTAGCTGTCGGTTTCCATGTCCGCGGAAAATCGCTGCCGGTAATCGGTATTCATCGCGCCGATATAGACGGCGGTCGGTTTGTGTTGCAACTCCTTTAACGCGATGCCGGAGTCTTCCAGGCAATGCCATGTTTCTTCAAGCAAAATGCGCTGCTGCGGATCCAGTTGTTTGGCTTCATGCGCGGGAATGTTGAAAAACTGGCTGTCGAAGCGGTCGACGTTATCGATTATGCCGCACCATTTGCTGACGCTTTTATTCGGTTCGTCTATATCGGGCGAATAATACTTGGCAATATCCCACCGATCTGCAGGTATTGTTCGGATTGAATTGACTCCCTTGGCAAGGTTGTCCCAATATTGCCGATAATCGTTTGCTCCGGGAAATCGGCAAGCCATCCCGACAATGGCTATATCGCTAGCATAGGGCTTCATTGCTATTCCCCTTTCCGGTTAACTCCATGCATATTCACGATGATAGTCTTTTACCTGCCGCAAAACAAGCAACCCGCGCCCGGCGAAGGAGGCTTCGTACAACTTGGCGAAATTAGCGACATCCATCGTTTGCTCTTTTATGCCAAACGGCCACGCCTGGTTTAATTCCAACAGGCTGTCGTATTCGTTCATATTTAAATGGTAGCGGTTGTCCAGTTGCGCTCCGATGTTCATCCGCCTAACAAGCGCTTGCGATTGTTCCGTGACAATGCCGCTAAAAAATTCGGACGAACAGCCGGAACCGTAGGAAAACAGGCCGATGCGTTTCGGTCCGTCGATTTCCGCCTGATCAAGCAAACTGCAGAGCGCCAAATAAAGCGTTGCCGAATACACATTGCCCACTTCCATGCAAAATTTGAGCGAAGGGACGACCCGTTTTTTAAAATCGGCGTCGATTGTGGCCGGGTTTGCCTTCAAAAGCTGCCGCATCATGCGGCGGTGCGCGCCTTTCACCATCCCGGCAAACGGCGTATGAAACGCCAAATAATCAAATGTCGTTTGAAAATGCGCGCCTTCCACTTTTTCCGCATACGCTTTAAAGCAGTTTTCCAGGCAATCCAGATACGACAGCAGGGACAGATCGGGATTGCCGGTTTCAATATCCGGCAACGGTCGGCACGTAT
This window encodes:
- a CDS encoding YuiB family protein, with product MLQMIVATALIFVLAYGLAFILDMLVKTTWLPIYAYLIFIVLYVYFNWDSGSFGEYLQEYTYVDVLPAIGGLAGAALSCWSIHYLRKKGYKMF
- a CDS encoding hydroxymethylglutaryl-CoA synthase family protein, translated to MGVGIEAIHFYGGPAFIETRELFQARGLDLDRYDNLLMSKKSVGAPCEDAVTYGVNAAKPILDNMPQEEKNRIEMIITSSESGLDFGKSLSTYIHQYLDLPRSCRLFEIKQACYGGTAALQMAACFVAAQASPGAKVLVIATDISRAAVKMTYAEPSQGVGAVAMLVSDKPHILELDFGASGYYGYEVMDTCRPLPDIETGNPDLSLLSYLDCLENCFKAYAEKVEGAHFQTTFDYLAFHTPFAGMVKGAHRRMMRQLLKANPATIDADFKKRVVPSLKFCMEVGNVYSATLYLALCSLLDQAEIDGPKRIGLFSYGSGCSSEFFSGIVTEQSQALVRRMNIGAQLDNRYHLNMNEYDSLLELNQAWPFGIKEQTMDVANFAKLYEASFAGRGLLVLRQVKDYHREYAWS
- a CDS encoding NAD(P)/FAD-dependent oxidoreductase, which encodes MSHSNPNQNTVEIAVIGGGPAGMFAAFYGGMRQASVMLIESMPQLGGQLSALYPEKYIYDVAGFPKIKAQDLVENLEKQMKMFNIDIHLEEKAKKVIKHAERNFEIVTDKSSYFSKAVIVTAGVGAFEPRRLEVPNAANFEKKNLHYFVNDLSVFAGKTVMLTGGGDSAVDWALMLEPVAKEVILVHRRDKFRAHEHSVQLLLKSSVKIMTPYEITELHGQDKIEQVTLTHTKSKEQTQIAIDELIVNFGFISSLGPIAEWGFEIENGAIVVDSRMETSIPGIFAAGDIATYPGKLDLIAVGFGEAPTAINNAKVYFDPDAKLSPGHSSNMVLS
- a CDS encoding alpha/beta hydrolase is translated as MPIAHVNGADLHFHRSGSGTPLVFIHPPLLTSANFHYQTAQLSDAFTVITFDIRGHGFSHATETALTYPLIAEDMKQLLDFIGMEKAIVCGYSAGATIAMEAMLAYPDKFVAGIFLSGMPECSDFMNRSRLQLAVAACNLRAKKMIASAICYGNADTRYTFTTLYNSAIHGDVGHWGQYYAQSLSYSCKRRLAGIKQPVLLIYGKKNKSFYRYANMLRKSLPRNELYLVDGVSHQLPTKAALHINEIIRGWAKRTFSAAENDLPFAAEPHIAREIEKVENLLHE
- a CDS encoding NAD(P)/FAD-dependent oxidoreductase encodes the protein MSKIPRIVILGAGYGGIVTAIKLQKELHYNEADVTLVNKHDYHYFTTHLHMPAAGTDDPKHASINILKLIDEFKIDFIKSTALQIRPQERKVVLEDGTLTYDYLVIGLGGEPETFGIPGLSEYAMNIRSINSVNLIREHIEYQFAKFKNDSDRTDYLTFVVGGAGFTGIEFVGELADRIPELCKKFGVDPSLVKIYSIEAAPTALPGFDPELVEYGMKVLADKGVTFKIATPIKECTPDGVILATGEEIKAQTVIWTGGVRGNHLVEEAGFEAVRGRVKVDKYLRSPQYENVFIVGDCSVIMNEQSGRPYPPTAQMATQQGYATAHNLVAAIRGEPMKEFKFNNRGVVASLGKREAIGLIGNRKLKGSSAAFMKKLIDLRYLFIIGGIPLVLKKGKF
- a CDS encoding beta-ketoacyl synthase N-terminal-like domain-containing protein, encoding MKPYASDIAIVGMACRFPGANDYRQYWDNLAKGVNSIRTIPADRWDIAKYYSPDIDEPNKSVSKWCGIIDNVDRFDSQFFNIPAHEAKQLDPQQRILLEETWHCLEDSGIALKELQHKPTAVYIGAMNTDYRQRFSADMETDSYACLGNFEGMLANRISHTFHFSGASLSINAACASSLIAVHEAKRALLAGECDYALAGGVNLNLHPWKYISFSKARMLSPDGQCKTFDQEANGYVPGDGAGVVLLQRLEDAIKDGNHIYGILKGSAVNHGGKALSVTAPRVEAQRSVILAAYADAGVSPAGTGYVEAHGTGTSLGDPIEIEALTQAFREYTNSRSYCKIGSVKTNIGHLEAAAGIAGLIKVLLMMKHRHIPRHLNLKTVNPMIDFAASPFTVATEPAAWQQLDSQVPLRAGVSSFGFGGANAHIVVEEYTGRDEPKQAKQPQIFALSAKTAEGLNRLRENWRAFAADSGVRDAGLADISATLLTGRVALPWRIGTIVSGKEELADWLSRAACVPQSGQTQDWCLAVGAAAWNGYRESARAETLDKRLDDTIRFVLGRLSAIGADDKLTSGFYAEKWPEAARPLYAFIMHYALHHTLSAYGPKPNLIAGEGGGIWLSLVLSGMLELDAALAHLAGLRRADELALARPKVPFYDPVANRIIEPYLITDTYLRRLLDGLETPDREIISAHFAKARMLKQNQHTFKRYLADWEHALSTGGLQLDEMLEKTKADGWEKSRNELLLLLIVVLNSLHRLNRKWNLTEDNRITAPYFNELLQLVNDEALAREDLVTLFLDEHSDLRAIAKTLHERQGRLRNKADYPCLAAENRAVGEIGDAAGWLKAAADCTLDEANFGERRILQSGELKAAINPAVKARCEGHPAELCRETLLAIWLAGGDVEWEEMFTPGSFRKVALPTTVFLGESHWLPQHEAAAQATAEEMKPKLALKPIAASAEPKISLKPLQADGAAQNPAGILARITAIFSEILDMDKAELAPDTDLLDLGIDSISGVEAIRDINQAFGLNLEAVIVYDYPTLAELSEYVQKALQKK
- the hemQ gene encoding hydrogen peroxide-dependent heme synthase, which codes for MSEATLTLEGWYALHDFRTIDWSAWQDATAAVRKQAETAMDDFLGKWDEVERRKAGSSIMYAIVGQKADIMMVHLRESLEQLQELETAFNKSAFARFAHPAYSYVSVVELSNYMSKPGEDPYKVPEIAARLRPMLPKTKHVCFYPMNKRRAQDANWYMLSMDERRQLMRGHGEIGRTYAGKVRQIITGSIGFDAWEWGVTLFADDALQFKKLIYEMRFDEASARYAEFGDFYVGNILNKASLHRMLAVAE